The window CTTTCTTGCCCTTGCAGGTAATCTCCTCTCCGCCCTCCGCTTTTGGCCACGAGTTTCACCTCTTCGATCACCATGTCGTGAGTGACAGCCTTGCACATGTCGTAGATGGTTAATGCCGCCACGCTCGCCGCGGTCAGCGCCTCCATCTCCACCCCGGTTTTACCGTAAGTGCGGCACTCGGCTGTCACCACGGCTGCGCACCGCGAGGCGTCCAGCGCCAGGGAGACCTGGACTTGGCTCAAGGCAATGTTATGGCACAGAGGGATCAGCTGACTGGTGAGTTTGGCGCCCTGGATGCCGGCGATCTGCGCCACGGTGAGGACGTCGCCCTTCTTCAGTTGATTGGACTGGACTAAGCTGAAGACTTTGGGGCCCAAGCGGATGACGGCCGTGGCGATGGCGGTGCGGCTGCTGCTCGACTTCTCTCCGACGTCGACCATGTGAACCTTCCCGGCTCGGTCCACGTGCGTCAACTGTCCGGACGCCGCCTGTAAACCGGAAATATTGTGCGTTTCAGATCCATCGTCACTGGAAGACTGTGGAGTAATAAGGCACTGAGATCGAGGGGCCGGGGAGTCGGGGCCGCGGCAGAGACCGCGCAGCGGAAGCACCAAGGAAGTCACTAATGTTCTCCTAAAATCAGATTGTGAAAAGTCCAAAAATCCTGTCCGTGTGCCCCGCACCGACCCCCCAACACGAGCAGCAAAGGGGCGGATGCACCCCAAAATATAGAAAAGACGCTCAACGGGTCTCCAGAGCGGAAGAAGGGAGGACGGAGGCGACCCTGGAAAATAGAGACAAGAATACACGTCAGTGCCGCAAAATAATCTctacagggcagtattatagcagttatattcttgtacataggggcagtattatagtagttatattcttgtatataggagcagtattatagcagttatattcttgtatatagggggcagtattatagcagttatattcttgtatatagagggcagtattatagcagttatattcttgtacataggggcagtattatagcagttatattcttgtacataggggcagtattatacggtagtagttatattcttgtacataggggcagtattatagtagttatattcttgtacataggggcagtattatacggtagtagttatattcttgtacataggggcagtattatagtagttatattcttgtatatagggggtagtattatagtagttatattcttgtatataggagcagtattatagtagttatattcttgtatatagggggcagtattatagtagttatattcttgtatatagggggcagtattatagtagttatattcttgtacataggggtagtattatagtagttatattcttatacatagggggcagtattatagtagttatatccctgtacatagggggcagtattatagcagttatattcttgtaaatagggagcagtattatagtagttatattcttgtacataggagcagtattatagtagttatattcttatacatagggggcagtattatagtagttatattcttgtatataggagcagtattatagcagttatattcttgtacataggggcagtattatagtagctatattcttgtacataggggcagtattatagtagctatattcttgtacatagggggcagtattatagtagttatattcttgtacataggagcagtattatagtagttatattcttgtatataggagcagtattatagcagttatattcttgtacataggagcagtattatagtagttatattcttgtacataggggcagtattatagtagttatattcttgtacataggggcagtattatagtagttatattcttgtacataggagcagtattatagtagttatattcttgtatataggggcagtattatagtagttatattcttgtacataggggcagtattatagtacttatattgtacatagagggcagtattattttGTAATGTAATAGAACCAATATTAATTAATCAATGTAACATGTTGGCTACTATCTTATATTCTGGTCCTTGTATTATCCTGACCGTCGCCCCATATGGCAGACTGCTGTGGTCCCTTACACTGCTGCGCTCTGTTACAATGTGTCCGGGGATATAATGTAATGGAGAGCAGTATTATATACCTACACTACATTTTCCTCTCTGCTGCAGATACATTGTGACCACTCTGATGGATTTCGGACATTTCACCTTTAAATCCTTCTTACGAGCTTTTCCGTCGGTGGACAAATGAAGCGATTATGTAGAGAAAGAATTTGGGGTCTTTGCCCTTAATCTAATTACAGACCTCAGAGTGGGCCGCGCTCATGATTCAGGGGATGGCGGCAGATTTACGAGCGTCCTCCGAGCCCCGGCCCCGGGTAAGACAAGAGACGAATGAGAACAGCTGGGAGAGGATAAAGCCGAGGTCCACTAATGAGGGGAAAACTACTCCCTCTAATGTCTGCACATATGTCCAGCAGGACTAGGGGGGCTCAGAGTGACCGGACGGCAGAGGATGAATGCCAGCACGGCGGGGGACAGCCCAGGGGCAGCATGTGCCATTATTGCTACAATGGAACTGGAGCATTGGTTGCAGCCGGTGATCTGCGTGCATCCAGTCACGGTATTTTCTGCCCCCGGCCCCCCGTCACCTCTCACCTCGGTATTTTCTGCCCAGTCATGTCTCACCTCGGTATTTTCTGCCCCTGGCCGCCCCGTCACCTGTCACCTCGGTATTTTCTGCCCCGTCACGTCTCACCTCTGTATTTTCTGTCCCCAGCCGCCCCATCTCACCTTCTGCCCCGTCATGTCTCACCTCGGTATTTTCTGCCCTGTCATGTCTCACCTCGGTATTTTCTGCCCTGTCACGTCTCACCTCGTTATTTTCTGCCCTGTCATGTCTCACCTCGGTATTTTCTGCCCTGTCATGTCTCACCTCGGTATTTTCTGTCCCCAACCGCCCTGTCACCTCTCACCTCGGTATTTTCTGCCCCGTCACGTCTCACCTCGGTATTTTCTGTCCCCAGCCGCCCCGTCACGTCTCACCTCGGTATTTTCTGCCCCCAGCTGCCCCGTCACATCTCACCTCAGTATTTTCTGCCCCCCGGCCGCCCCATCTCACCTCGGTATTTTCTGCCCAGTCACGTCTCACCTCGGTATTTTCTGCCCCCGGCCGCCCCGTCACCTCTCACCTCGGTATTTTCTGCCCCCGGCCGCCCCGTCACCTCTCACCTCGGTATTTTCTGCCCCCGGCCGCCCCGTCACCTCTCACCTCGGTATTTTCTGCCCCCGGCCGCCCCGTCACCTCTCACCTCGGTATTTTCTGCCCCCGGCCGCCCCGTCACCTCTCACCTCGGTATTTTCTGCCCCCGGCCGCCCCGTCACCTCGGTATTTTCTGCCCCCAGCTGCCCCGTCACGTCTCACCTCGGTATTTTCTGCCCCCAGCTGCCCCGTCACGTCTCACCTCAGTATTTTCTGCCCAGTCACGTCTCACCTCGGTATTTTCTGCCCCGTCACGTCTCACCTCGGTATTTTCTGCCCCCGGCCGCCCCGTCACCTCTCACCTCAGTATTTTCTGCCCACGGCCGCCCCGTCACCTCTCACCTCGGTATTTTCTGCCCCCGGCCGCCCCGTCACATCTCACCTCGGTATTTTCTGCCCCCGGCCGCCCCGTCACCTCTCACCTCAGTATTTTCTGCCCCCGGTCGCCCCGTCTCACCTCGGTATTTTCTGCCCCCGGCCGCCCCGTCACCTCTCACCTCGGTATTTTCTGCCCCCGGCCGCCCCGTCACGTGTCACCTCGGTATTTTCTGCCCCCAGCTGCCCCGTCACGTCTCACCTCTGTATTTTCTGCCCCCAGCTGCCCCGTCACGTCTCACCTCAGTATTTTCTGCCCAGTCACGTCTCACCTCGGTATTTTCTGCCCCGTCATGTCTCACCTCGGTATTTTCTGCCCCCGGCCGCCCCGTCACCTCTCACCTCAGTATTTTCTGCCCCCGGCCACCCAGTCACCTCTCACCTCGGTATTTTCTGCCCCCGGCCGCCCCGTCACGTCTCACCTCGGTATTTTCTGCCCCCGGCCGCCCCGTCACCTCTCACCTCGGTATTTTCTGCCCCCGGCCGCCCCATCACGTCTCACCTCGGTATTTTCTGCCCCCGGCCGCCCCGTCACCTCTCACCTCGGTATTTTCTGCCCCCGGCCGCCCCGTCACGTCTCACCTCGGTATTTTCTGCCGCACCGATTATCCCGCGAGATAAAACATTCCGGGACGCGGTTTTCATTCTCGGAGACCACAAGGTATTTTTAGTGTCAGCGCTGAGATATCATTAAGATAATTCGTGGTCGGGAGGTCACAGACTTTCCAAAAATTCTGGAAAAAGGTTTATAGCCCTGAACCCAATCCAAGTGACGACAAAACGCAACAGTAAGAACGAGCGGAGGATAATGTCATAGTATACCCGGGGCAAGAACGCAAGAGCAcgtcctgcagtcccatgtaacaccacagataacacagtgatatctctgagtacagataatgtagtagatgtcacctgcagtcctatgtaacaccacagataacacagtgatatctctgagtacagataatgtagtagatggcacctgcagtcctatgtaacaccacagataacacagtgatatctctgagtacagataatgtagtagatggcacctgcagtcctatgtaacaccacagataacacagtgatatctctgagtacagataatgtagtagatgtcacctgcagtcctatgtaacaccacagataacacagtgatatctctgagtacagataatgtagtagatgtcacctgcagtcctatgtaacaccacagataacacagtgatacgtCTCTGTATACAGACAGCCTCATGATGTGATAATGCAAGAAGACTCGCACTATTAGGATATCTCGCTCTTCTGTCTGGAAACAGTCAGCATGCTGGTGATCACTGCTGTGTAATCTTTACAGCTCCGGTCTCTGCTGAGCCAGAGATTATGTCCCGGGCACTCACAACAAGGCGCAGCGATATAATATAAACCTGCTTGCTGATAGTTTCCATCAGATAGATAATAAGCATATATTACAAGGCCTCGGCCTGTGACACCGCCTCTAGCAGCTGATGGCTGTGGCCCCCGTACGTACAGGATTTGTCACCCACCAATCAGGATCATGGGACGATTCTTCATCTGGGAGATGCTGAACATTCCTGCGTACAGAAATCAACAGCGCGTATTAGTATCAGCGGCGGCATTACCGCAGGACTGATGAGACATATTacatgcactgacacattgtaacaaacccctCCGCTGTGTCGCCCTGTGTACAGCCGCTTCTGGATGCAGAAAATGAAGCTTCTAATCACTGTCAGCAGAGATCCGATCTGCACCGTTCCCTGACACCGTGCGCCGGACGCTGGACTCACCCGCGTGCTGCTTCTTCTTACGCCCCACAGCCGCCCCGATAATCTGCGTCAGTTCCTCCTCGCTCGCCCCGGTGCGCAGACAGTCTCTGAGAGACACCTCCGAGTTCCCGAAGAGACAGACCTgtgcacagagacagacacagagacagacacagagaaacagacacagagaaacagacacagagaaacagacacagagaaacagacacagagaaacagacacagagaaacagacacagagaaacagacacagagaaacagacacagagaaacagacacagagaaacagacacagagaaacagacacagagaaacagacacagagaaacagacacagagaaacagacacagagaaacagacacagagaaacagacacagagaaacagacacagagaaacagacacagagaaacagacacagagaaacagacacagagaaacagacacagagaaacagacacagagaaacagacacagagaaacagacacagagaaacagacacagagaaacagacacagagaaacagacagagacagggagagacagagaccaTCAGTCATTGTGCTCCAGTTACAACCAAAGCTGCAGGAACATGAAATATAAATCCAGAGCTGCAAGTATCATGCTGCACTCACACCCCAGAGCTGCAATCAATCCTTAGATTCCTTCAcatacagagctgcactcactcctTACATTCCTGCACCTTCAGAGCAGCACACATAATgcttctgctacatctagagtaacTGTGGTTACATTGCGCTCACATGAAAAGCTGCATAAACAAAGTGTTTATTTTTCTTCTAGTCACTTCCAAGGCTGCAAGGACCAATACAATCCCTTGTGCGGCGGTGGTGTGAGGGTGGTTGGTTAGCGGTGATATTACTGGCGAGCCGCGTACCTTGAGATTCCCGTCAGCCGTGATCCGCAGCCGGTTGCAGGAGCCGCAGAAGTGATCAGACATGGAGGTGATGAACCCGACCTGTCCTTGGAAGCCCGGGACTCTGAACGCCTGAAACCGCGCACAACCCACCATTAGGAAGAGCATGAATGAGACCCCCGGAGAGAAGGAGCCCCCCCCAACACAAAGATACAAAAAGCAGGCTACACCTGCAATTAGAGAAGCCGCAGAGGAGCCCCACTGTACTGACAGACAGGAGGGGGGTCCCCGTACCTTGGAGGTGCTGGATAACATGGTGGGGACCTTCTCCAGCTCCGGCCACCTCTGGCGGATCGTGTCCAGCATCTCCTGGTAACTCACCATCTTCTTGAAGTTCCACTTATTGCCTACAAATAACAGAGACTTCAGATGGTGGAAGCAGAAAAAACTCACAGCACGTACCCCAATATACTGCACTACTGATATAGCACCCCCAAATACCCCGACCACAGACTGAACGATCAGCTCTGCAAAGCTGCACTGACCTGTACcggccctgagttacctcctgtattatactccagagctgcagtcactattctgctggtgcagtcactgtgtacatacattactgatcctgagttacctcctgtattatactccagagctgcactcactattctgctggtgcagccactgtgtacatacattactgatcctgagttacctcctgtattatactccagagctgcactcactattctgctggtgcagtcactgtgtacatacattacattactgatcctgagttaccttctgtattatactccatagctgcactcactattctgctggtgcagtcactgtgtacatacattacattactgatcctgagttacctcctgtattatactccagagctgcactcactattctgctggtgcagtcactgtgtacatacattactgatcctgagttacctcctgtattatactccagagctgcactcactattctgctggtgcagtcactgtgtacatacattacattactgatcctgagttacctcctgtattatactccagagctgcactcactattctgctggtgcagtcactgtgtacatacattacagatcctgagttacatattgtattatactccagagctgcactcactattctgctggtgcagtcactgtgtacattacattactgagtccgagttacctcctgtattatactgcagagctgcactcactattctgctggtgcagccactgtgtacatacattactgatcctgagttacctcctgtattatactccagagctgcactcactattctgctggtgcagtcactgtgcacatacattactgatcctgagttacctcctgtattatactccagagctgcagtcactattctgctggtgcagtcactgtgtacatatattacattactgatcctgagttacctcctgtattatactccagagctgcagtcactattctgctggtgcagtcactgtgtacatacattactgatcctgagttacctcctgtattatactccagagctgcactcactattctgctggagcagtcgctgtgtacatacattacattactaatcctgagttacttcctgtattatactccagagctgcactcactattctgctggtgcagccactgtgtacatacattacattactgatcctgagttacctcctgtattattctccagagctgcactcactattctgctggtgaagtcactgtgtacatacattacattactaatcctgagttacatattgtattatactccagagctgcactcactattctgctggtgcagtcactgtgtacatacattacattactgatcctgagttacctcctgtattatactccagagctgcactcactattctgctggagcagtcgctgtgtacatacattacattactaatcctgagttacttcctgtattatactccagagctgcactcactattctgctggtgcagtcactgtgtacatacattacattactaatcctgagttacatattgtattatactccagagctgcactcactattctgctgctgcagtcactgtgtacatacattacattactgatcctgagttacctcctgtattatactccagagctgtactcactattctgctggtgcagtcactgtgtacatacattactgatcctgagttacctcctgtattattctccagagctgcactcactattctgctggtgaagtcactgtgtacatacattacattactaatcctgagttacttcctgtattatactccagagctgcactcactattctgctgctgcagtcactgtgtacatacattacattactgatcctgagttacctcctgtattatactccagagctgtactcactattctgctggtgcagtcactgtgtacatacattactgatcctgagttacctcctgtattattctccagagctgcactcactattctgctggtgaagtcactgtgtacatacattacattactaatcctgagttacttcctgtattatactccagagctgcactcactattctgctggtgcagtcactgtgtacatacattacattactgatcctgagttacctcctgtattattctccagagctgcactcactattctgctggtgaagtcactgtgtacatacattacattactaatcctgagttacatattgtattatactccagagctgcactcactattctgctgctgcagtaactgggtacatacattacattactgatcctgagttacctcctgtattatactccagagctgcactcactattctgctggtgcagtctacACTTTATTCACAGACTCTCCTCCCCTCGTTTTAGGGGAGCAGTTATTTTTCACATTAGATGACTGTGTATGATGTAAGCACAATAATCCATTTGCCGACACTGAAAAAGCAGAGAATACTGGGATATGGCAGCAccgtgaatgcagctctgaaggacCATGTAACCTGTACCCTCAGGGCCTGCACTTTCAGATCGTCTCATTGCTACACAATTGTGAAGCCACAGAATCCCTTTCAGTGCCGTTAGATGGGTGCACAGTGACTCGCCTACATGCTGACTGTTTCCCCATACAaagagatgggggggggggtataccGCTCCAGTCCTCTCCACCGCCCCTCACTTACCATCAAACGGCATGTACTCAATAAACCGAACCTCCAGCGGCTGCTTCTCCGTCAGCGCGACAAAGTCCAGGAGCTCGTCCTCATTTAACCCTCTCATCACCACACAGTTAACCTATGCCAAAACAAGAGGAGCACAAGGTCAGTCATGTGACCATAGgagggtggtggtggtggggggggggggggtcacaaagCAACATGAGCACAAAAGCTGAGCAAATCTTACACAACTCCAGAGCTGAATTCTTAATTCTGCCGAGTGCACCGTCCAACTATTATTGCTCGCTGTGAATTACATCTCCCATAATGCAACAGAACTGCATTACAGCCtacagccagcagagggcagcattggAAAAGGCCTGAAAGAGGCAATAGGGAAGCAGATGAattctgaatgcagctctgggggtgactggAGCAGTGTGGGGCGTTTCCCTTTAAAGAAGCTGCAGCTGAAGGATTTCCAGATGTATAGATTGTAGAGCGCGGAGCCGTCCGCCTGCGGCCAGACGGGTTTACAAGCGACGACGCTGCGGGATTATTTATCTTAGcacatagtaaaaaaataaaaaataaaataaaaataataaaaaaaaaaattcttccttACAGCGGCCGGTACAAGATCCGCTGGAGGGGCCCCCGCCGCGCTCCCTACGGCGGATCCCAGCCAAGCGCCGAGGCTCCAGACACGCACGACGCGCGGGGGATTCTTGGCCCGGAGCAGATTTTACATTTTATCACATCGTATCGACCGAAAATAATGGAATTTCCAGTGATTCAAGAGGAAGGTAATAAAAACCGAGGAttctataaaaatagaaaaaaaaaagcaaaaatagaaatgaaaataatagtaattaaaaaagaaaaaaaaatacggcTGCAGCTCCTGGCGCCATCTACTGGAGACACAAGGAATTTAGTGTTTCATTATTTCCTccacaccccaaaaaaaaaaaaagttatgttttaacAGATTTAGTAAAGTGAAATAATGATGTCTCCTGTTACTACCCGTCTTTCTAGGTGCCCTGAACGGCAGATTTATTCCCCGGTGTCAGATCACTGCAGTGTTGGTATTCTATTCATGTAACAGGAGGCCCTGGATGTGCAGAATATAAGGGAGGCGAGTGCAGCAACAAGTCCGTTAAGACAGAAGCCTCCCGATGGGGGCTGACGAGGGGCGGAGCCCCGGCAGATTTATATAGCGGGTACTGCACAATGTTGCAGTGAGTGGCGGTTTTTGGAAGCCTCACCTTCACCGGATTGTAGCCCAGCTCCACCGCGCGGTGAATGCCCTCCATCACTTTATGGAACCCTGGAGACACAAGAGGCAGAATAGAAGAATGAAGAATGGTCCTGACTGTGACggatccggct is drawn from Anomaloglossus baeobatrachus isolate aAnoBae1 chromosome 3, aAnoBae1.hap1, whole genome shotgun sequence and contains these coding sequences:
- the MOCS1 gene encoding molybdenum cofactor biosynthesis protein 1 isoform X1 — protein: MAACGGRQCGLLRGAILRTRPWGGCRRSCVSGATAVEGLAPNSERKGFIRDHALPFSAFLTDSFGRQHSYLRISLTEKCNLRCQYCMPEEGVKLTPRSELLSTPEILALAKLFVQQGVDKIRLTGGEPLIRPDVVDIVAQLKKLEGLKTIALTTNGINLARLLPKLQGAGLDVLNISLDTLVPAKFEFIVRRKGFHKVMEGIHRAVELGYNPVKVNCVVMRGLNEDELLDFVALTEKQPLEVRFIEYMPFDGNKWNFKKMVSYQEMLDTIRQRWPELEKVPTMLSSTSKAFRVPGFQGQVGFITSMSDHFCGSCNRLRITADGNLKVCLFGNSEVSLRDCLRTGASEEELTQIIGAAVGRKKKQHAGMFSISQMKNRPMILIGSPPSSLLPLWRPVERLFYILGCIRPFAARVGGSVRGTRTGFLDFSQSDFRRTLVTSLVLPLRGLCRGPDSPAPRSQCLITPQSSSDDGSETHNISGLQAASGQLTHVDRAGKVHMVDVGEKSSSSRTAIATAVIRLGPKVFSLVQSNQLKKGDVLTVAQIAGIQGAKLTSQLIPLCHNIALSQVQVSLALDASRCAAVVTAECRTYGKTGVEMEALTAASVAALTIYDMCKAVTHDMVIEEVKLVAKSGGRRGDYLQGQES